Part of the Paenibacillus aurantius genome, GCTTTTGAACGTGTGGGCATTCTGGACGACGTTCGCGACATAAACCGAAACGTTCGCCACCGGTATTCCCGTAATCTCTTCGATATGCTCCTTAACCGCAGCCTGAATCTCCTCGGTCATAACCGGTATGGAGGTTTCCCCGTCCACGATGGTGCGGATCTCAATATCGAGTCCCGCCTGGATGACCTTGACCCGTGATTTCAAATCCTTCACGCCGCGCGTACGTCCGGCCGATTTCAGGGCCAGGTTCTCCACCGTTTCCATGGAAATGCGGATATCTCCAAATTCCGTGCGCTGGTCAATCGATGGAGCATGACCGCCTCCCGTACGGACCGCAAGGATGAGCATCCGGACGGCGATGAGCAGCAGGATCACCGAGCAGGTAATGAAAGCGACCGCAGTGGCTTCATCCCGGTATACGTTGATCAGGAAGGCGTTGGCGGTATCATAGGGAATGAGGCCAAAGGCCGACAATAACAAACTGACCAGGGCAATGATGCTGGCAAGACTGAATAACAATAACAGGAACCTGTCGAAGAATTTGGCCACGACTGCTTGTCTCCTTCCCGGATTAGAGGAAACCCCCTATGGGGTAGGGGGTTTGCCGTCTTGCTATAGGCCTGTCAGTCCAAGCCGGGCGCCCCCCGGACGGACGAAAGGCTGCTTATTTCACTCGGATGGCCGTAGGGTCTTCTTCGATCGGCTTCTCCATTCCTTTGAAGTGGACGTCATGGATATGGACGTTCACTTCCACCACGTCAAGCCCGGTCATGGATTCGATGGCGCGCTTCACATTGTCTTGGATTTCCCCTGCCACCTCGGGAATTTTGTATCCATATTCAATAATAATATTCACATCAACCGCAGCTTCCCGCTGGCCTACTTCCACCTTGACGCCTTTGGAGAGGTTCTTGCGACCCAGCAGCTCGGCAATTCCTCCCGCGAAGCCGCCGCTCATTCCGGCAACCCCTCTTACTTCAACGGCAGCCAGTCCGGCAATGACCTCGATAACCTCGGGGGCGATTTGAATATGGCCCATTTCCGTTTTCTCGTAATCCGGGATAATCGTACTCATCGTGATACCTCCTGAAGGGTTGCAAACCGCCCGCTCGCGGGAAGTTTGTCTTATTATCCATACTATATCATTTGGCTAAATTTATGACAAACGACGCTCTCCTGCTCCAGCCTCAAGAATGCGGATCATTGACATCGTGCTCCTCGAGGAACTTGATGTCGAAATCCCCTTTCAGAAAGAGCTGGTGCTCCAGAAGCTTAAGGTGGAACGGAATGGTGGTCTGAATTCCTTCGATGGCGAATTCGGACAAAGCCCGTTTCATCCGGTCCACGGCTTCCTCCCGCGTCTTTCCCCACACGATCAGCTTGGCGATCATCGAATCATAATGAGGCGAGATCGTATAGCCGGGATAGGCGGCGCTGTCTACCCTCACCCCTAGCCCGCCCGGCGGAAGGTAGAACTGGATATGCCCGGCGGATGGCATGAAATTCCGGCTCGGGTCCTCCGCATTGATGCGGCATTCGATGGACCAGCCGTTGATCTGGACGTCTTCCTGACGGAAGGACAGAGGCTCTCCTTCCGCCACCCGGATCATTTCCTTGATAAGATCCACGTTCGTAATCATCTCGGTTACGGGGTGCTCCACCTGAATTCTCGTGTTCATTTCCATGAAATAGAAGTTTCCGTCCGGGCCGAGCAGGAATTCCAGGGTACCGGCACCGGAGTAGTTCACGGCTTTGGCTGCGCGGACGGCCGCCTCCCCCATACGGGCACGGATTTCCGGAGTCAGAACCGGGCATGGCGCTTCTTCCACAAGCTTCTGTCTTCTGCGCTGAACGGAGCAATCGCGTTCCCCCAGATGGACCACATGGCCGTGCTTGTCCGCGATGATCTGAATCTCGACGTGCTTCATTCCCGTCAAGTATTTCTCCAGATAAACCCCCGCGTTGCCGAAGGCCTTCTCGGCTTCCTGCTGGGCTTGGGTGATTTGCTGGATCAGCGCTTCTTCATTCTCGGCGATCCGGATCCCCTTGCCTCCCCCTCCGGCTGTAGCCTTGATGATGACGGGATAGCCGATCTCGCGTCCGATGCGGACAGCATCGTCCAAGTCCTCGACCAGACCTTCGGAGCCGGGGATAACCGGCACCTGGGCATCCTTCATCGTCTGCTTGGCGACGGACTTGTCCCCCATACGGTTAATGGCATCAGGCGAAGGCCCGATAAAGGTGATGTTGCAGCGTTCGCAAATCTCGGCAAAGTCGGCGTTCTCGGCGAGGAAGCCGTAACCGGGATGAATCGCATCCGTTTCGGTAAGCGTGGCGAC contains:
- the amaP gene encoding alkaline shock response membrane anchor protein AmaP, whose amino-acid sequence is MAKFFDRFLLLLFSLASIIALVSLLLSAFGLIPYDTANAFLINVYRDEATAVAFITCSVILLLIAVRMLILAVRTGGGHAPSIDQRTEFGDIRISMETVENLALKSAGRTRGVKDLKSRVKVIQAGLDIEIRTIVDGETSIPVMTEEIQAAVKEHIEEITGIPVANVSVYVANVVQNAHTFKSRVE
- a CDS encoding Asp23/Gls24 family envelope stress response protein, whose amino-acid sequence is MSTIIPDYEKTEMGHIQIAPEVIEVIAGLAAVEVRGVAGMSGGFAGGIAELLGRKNLSKGVKVEVGQREAAVDVNIIIEYGYKIPEVAGEIQDNVKRAIESMTGLDVVEVNVHIHDVHFKGMEKPIEEDPTAIRVK
- the accC gene encoding acetyl-CoA carboxylase biotin carboxylase subunit, yielding MAFHKILIANRGEIAVRIIRACREMGIFTVAVYSEADRDSLHVRLADEAYCIGPTLSKDSYLNLTNIMSVATLTETDAIHPGYGFLAENADFAEICERCNITFIGPSPDAINRMGDKSVAKQTMKDAQVPVIPGSEGLVEDLDDAVRIGREIGYPVIIKATAGGGGKGIRIAENEEALIQQITQAQQEAEKAFGNAGVYLEKYLTGMKHVEIQIIADKHGHVVHLGERDCSVQRRRQKLVEEAPCPVLTPEIRARMGEAAVRAAKAVNYSGAGTLEFLLGPDGNFYFMEMNTRIQVEHPVTEMITNVDLIKEMIRVAEGEPLSFRQEDVQINGWSIECRINAEDPSRNFMPSAGHIQFYLPPGGLGVRVDSAAYPGYTISPHYDSMIAKLIVWGKTREEAVDRMKRALSEFAIEGIQTTIPFHLKLLEHQLFLKGDFDIKFLEEHDVNDPHS